From the genome of Candidatus Kapaibacterium sp., one region includes:
- a CDS encoding NAD-dependent epimerase/dehydratase family protein: MEGLVTLVTGASGEIGQSLILTLSEHGVPIIATDIRPLPPPIAQRCWSVVLGSITDPEVHRQLLHFGFRRVYHLAALLSSQAEREPEEAHRVNVEGTLQLLQTTHRMAKRLGEPIRFLFPSSIAVYGLPSREEKRRAGRVHEDQYLTPMTIYGATKLYCELLGLYYARFYRRLAPEPDTGWIDFRALRFPGLLSAFTVPTGGTSDYAPEMVHAAAQGKPYRCFVSPDTRIPFMAMPDAIRALLLLADAPATALQRHVYNVTAFSASAEEIAEYVHRLFPKAQIEFDPDPRRQAIVDTWPEDTDDSAARRDWGWEPEYDCDRTFEHYLAPNIRRCYQGSLS, translated from the coding sequence GTGGAAGGACTTGTAACCCTTGTCACTGGCGCCAGCGGTGAAATCGGGCAAAGTCTCATCCTCACCTTGAGCGAGCATGGAGTCCCTATCATTGCCACAGACATCCGGCCATTGCCACCTCCAATTGCCCAGCGCTGTTGGAGCGTTGTGCTTGGGAGCATCACCGACCCAGAGGTGCATCGGCAACTCCTGCACTTCGGCTTCCGACGCGTCTACCACTTAGCTGCACTCCTCTCTTCACAGGCGGAGCGAGAACCTGAGGAAGCCCATCGCGTCAATGTTGAGGGTACCCTCCAGCTCCTACAGACCACACACCGCATGGCAAAGCGGCTCGGCGAACCAATCCGCTTCCTCTTCCCCAGCTCAATCGCTGTCTACGGACTTCCCAGTCGCGAGGAAAAACGCCGCGCCGGACGAGTCCATGAAGACCAGTATCTGACCCCAATGACCATCTACGGTGCCACCAAGCTCTACTGTGAGCTCCTAGGCCTCTACTACGCCCGCTTCTATCGCCGCCTAGCACCGGAACCCGACACTGGCTGGATTGATTTCCGAGCGCTGCGCTTTCCCGGGCTCCTATCGGCCTTCACCGTCCCCACCGGTGGCACAAGCGATTACGCGCCCGAAATGGTCCACGCTGCTGCTCAAGGGAAGCCGTACCGCTGCTTTGTAAGCCCCGATACCCGTATCCCCTTTATGGCAATGCCCGACGCCATACGGGCACTACTCCTCTTAGCGGATGCTCCTGCCACAGCTCTACAACGTCACGTATACAACGTCACTGCTTTCTCCGCCAGTGCGGAGGAGATCGCCGAGTACGTCCACCGCCTGTTCCCCAAGGCTCAGATCGAGTTTGACCCTGACCCACGTCGCCAAGCCATTGTGGATACATGGCCTGAGGACACTGATGACAGCGCTGCCCGCCGCGATTGGGGGTGGGAACCGGAATACGACTGCGACCGCACCTTTGAGCACTACTTAGCGCCGAATATCCGTCGTTGCTACCAAGGCAGTCTATCTTAA
- the eno gene encoding phosphopyruvate hydratase, giving the protein MRDRCTLIERVQAREILDSRGHPTIEVEVVLSGGACGRAAAPAGASTGRNEAQELRDGGQRFRGRGVRKAVANVHERIAPALRGMDATEQWSIDRRLLELDGTPTKSELGANAIVGVSLAVARAAAAALGLPLFTYLGGRAARHLPVPLFNVLNGGRHADNTLDVQEFLLIPHGMPSFAEALRAGAEVYAALRELFRAGGYGTAVGDEGGFSPSGIKSHEEAIELLLQAIEQAGYVPGRQIALGLDVAASELAEGNTYDFKRSGKGRQTADELIAWYEELARQYPLVLLEDGLGELDWEGWRRLTQRLGKQLLLVGDDLFVTNPKLLQRGIAEGVANAILIKPNQIGTLSETIEAVQIAHRAHYRTILSHRSGETEDPIIAHLAVGLGAHGLKAGAPCRGERTAKYNELLRIEEALGSDAVYIGTAGLFPQVVSHT; this is encoded by the coding sequence GTGGAAGTAGTGCTCAGCGGAGGTGCTTGTGGACGTGCGGCTGCGCCAGCAGGTGCTAGCACCGGTAGGAATGAAGCTCAAGAGCTGCGGGATGGTGGACAGCGATTTCGAGGGCGAGGTGTTCGGAAGGCAGTTGCCAACGTTCACGAGCGGATTGCTCCAGCCCTGCGAGGGATGGATGCGACAGAACAATGGTCGATTGACCGACGGCTGCTAGAGTTAGACGGAACTCCAACGAAGTCAGAACTTGGTGCTAATGCAATTGTCGGCGTTTCGCTAGCAGTAGCGCGAGCAGCGGCAGCAGCGCTTGGCCTCCCACTCTTTACCTACCTCGGTGGTAGGGCCGCTCGACACCTGCCCGTCCCACTCTTCAACGTGCTGAATGGCGGTCGGCATGCAGACAATACCCTAGACGTTCAGGAGTTCTTGCTCATCCCTCATGGAATGCCATCCTTTGCTGAAGCTCTGCGGGCAGGTGCGGAAGTCTATGCAGCGCTGCGTGAGCTCTTTCGGGCCGGGGGATATGGTACGGCGGTCGGCGATGAGGGTGGGTTCTCTCCATCTGGGATTAAGTCGCACGAGGAGGCGATAGAGCTCTTGCTACAGGCGATTGAGCAGGCAGGGTATGTGCCGGGACGCCAGATTGCTCTTGGCCTAGACGTTGCGGCTAGCGAGCTTGCAGAGGGCAACACCTACGACTTCAAACGGTCTGGCAAAGGGAGGCAAACCGCCGACGAACTCATTGCTTGGTACGAGGAGCTTGCTCGGCAGTATCCCTTAGTTCTCCTGGAAGATGGACTCGGTGAGCTGGATTGGGAGGGATGGCGCCGACTGACGCAACGCTTAGGTAAGCAGCTCTTGTTAGTTGGGGATGACCTCTTTGTGACCAATCCAAAGCTGCTGCAACGTGGGATTGCAGAAGGGGTCGCAAATGCTATCCTCATCAAGCCGAACCAGATTGGGACACTCAGCGAGACAATCGAGGCTGTCCAAATAGCTCACCGAGCGCACTACCGCACAATTCTCTCCCATCGCTCTGGTGAGACGGAAGACCCCATCATCGCCCATCTCGCTGTCGGCTTAGGGGCACATGGTCTGAAAGCAGGGGCTCCCTGCCGAGGCGAGCGGACGGCAAAGTACAACGAGCTGCTCCGGATCGAGGAAGCGTTGGGGTCAGACGCTGTGTACATTGGGACAGCAGGTCTCTTCCCACAGGTGGTCTCACACACCTGA
- a CDS encoding UDP-N-acetylmuramoyl-L-alanyl-D-glutamate--2,6-diaminopimelate ligase: MVTTAVPLRFLLEGIPHELVQGEREQPITAVCDVAQQCLPGSLFVAVRGRTVDGHQFVGEALRHGACGVVCEVLPEPLPAGCAVVRVPDSRVALSVLAHRFFGEPSRYLRLIGVTGTNGKTTTTFFVRGVLERAGIPSGIVGTTGVVWREEHWPLAHTTPGPVELNSVLAELRRRGAVAVAMEVSSHALDQHRVTALRFAAALFTNLTHDHLDYHGTMEAYARAKRRLFELLPADSVAIACEAGDGWGRWMLEAAASRQRLSVGTASEADVVLREIRATREGVSWEMRFPGTSTWVPFRTRALGEHNAWNGALAATLGWALGLEIPLLQDAIAMAQAPPGRMEAIPLPNGALALVDYAHTPDALERALRAARGLLSEEGGRLFCVFGCGGGRDRAKRPLMGAIAAREADIVVLTNDNPRWEPPEEILADILSGIPAEARHQVWVIPDRGTALREAVFTSRQGDVILVAGKGHEEYQIIGSEVWPFSDRAVLRTIAEQMGEEDVRAATMRDK; encoded by the coding sequence ATGGTGACAACTGCAGTGCCGCTCAGATTCCTACTGGAGGGGATACCGCACGAGTTGGTGCAGGGAGAACGAGAGCAGCCGATTACAGCAGTCTGTGACGTTGCCCAGCAGTGTCTTCCTGGCTCTCTCTTCGTTGCCGTTCGGGGGCGTACCGTGGACGGGCATCAATTTGTCGGTGAAGCTTTGCGACACGGAGCCTGTGGTGTCGTCTGCGAAGTCCTCCCTGAGCCTTTGCCGGCTGGGTGCGCTGTCGTTCGTGTCCCAGATTCCCGCGTGGCACTCTCTGTATTGGCCCATCGCTTCTTCGGCGAGCCTAGTCGGTATCTGCGGCTCATCGGAGTGACGGGCACAAATGGGAAGACAACGACGACCTTCTTCGTGCGCGGTGTCCTGGAGCGGGCTGGTATCCCGAGCGGAATCGTTGGCACGACTGGCGTGGTGTGGAGAGAGGAACATTGGCCATTGGCACATACGACGCCTGGCCCGGTTGAACTCAACTCTGTGCTAGCTGAACTCCGCCGACGTGGAGCGGTGGCCGTTGCGATGGAGGTGAGCTCTCATGCGTTGGACCAGCATCGGGTGACAGCACTGCGGTTTGCGGCAGCTCTGTTTACGAACCTGACCCATGACCACTTGGACTACCATGGCACCATGGAAGCATACGCGCGTGCAAAGCGTCGGCTCTTTGAGCTCCTGCCAGCGGATTCCGTCGCGATTGCCTGCGAGGCCGGTGATGGCTGGGGACGCTGGATGCTGGAAGCGGCAGCTTCCCGACAGCGGCTAAGCGTTGGGACGGCTTCAGAAGCCGATGTTGTATTGCGGGAGATACGGGCAACGCGTGAAGGTGTCTCCTGGGAGATGCGCTTTCCTGGGACATCAACGTGGGTTCCGTTCCGCACGCGTGCGCTGGGAGAGCACAATGCGTGGAACGGGGCCCTGGCAGCCACCCTGGGGTGGGCACTGGGGTTAGAGATTCCGCTCTTACAGGATGCAATCGCTATGGCCCAAGCTCCGCCAGGACGCATGGAGGCGATTCCACTGCCGAATGGAGCGCTGGCGCTAGTTGATTACGCCCATACCCCCGATGCACTAGAGCGAGCGCTGCGGGCCGCTCGTGGTCTGCTGTCGGAGGAAGGGGGACGGCTGTTCTGCGTCTTCGGCTGTGGGGGAGGGCGTGACCGCGCTAAGCGTCCGCTCATGGGCGCTATTGCTGCTCGAGAGGCCGACATTGTTGTGCTGACGAACGACAACCCGCGGTGGGAGCCTCCAGAGGAGATCCTCGCCGACATCCTCAGCGGCATCCCCGCCGAGGCACGACATCAGGTTTGGGTCATCCCGGATCGAGGAACAGCCTTGCGCGAAGCTGTTTTCACGAGTCGGCAAGGGGATGTCATCCTCGTGGCTGGCAAAGGGCACGAAGAGTACCAGATCATTGGCAGCGAAGTCTGGCCGTTCAGTGACCGGGCAGTGCTGCGGACGATCGCTGAGCAGATGGGTGAGGAGGATGTTCGTGCAGCCACGATGCGGGACAAATGA
- a CDS encoding M1 family metallopeptidase: protein MNWLVVVGLFGLLCLVGQVWAAGGRVAWSLPKSVAVEPEDAPLPSWCSASQQYFGERRPSAIRRRPYDVLRYDLFLDWVRLLSRTGTTAQDRIFTGVNRITVRIDSPQVRQLVFDAAAMRIDRATVNGTSATVTQPAGDTVVVWLPFAVRAGDTVTVTLEYTSQTTRNIGLYLYPKGEFVGVGPAGDSVFVEERIAYTMSQPEDARYWMPCNDAPHDKALAEISVLVPDSFVVASNGWLDTVIQRSDPQFGRVRLYRWKDTVPIATYLMVVHASRYAEFGDVYVRPDGSRVPLSYYVWAPDVSSPDTTGRRYNARFAFRRVPEMMRAYEHFFGRYPFVKYGMAAVQPFAYGGMEHQTMTTVNRAWLRGWAEWGIAHELAHQWLGDLVSCATWDDIWLNEGGATWSEALWLEWIQGPRAYQDRMERARGSYLERRNVAMYLPLYAPPRELIFYYPTVYAKASWVYHMLRRMVGDSLFFAALRAYMERHRYGAAETEDLLASLQRDIPNPPVPWRVFFGQWVYSAGHPIIELQPVVSRLAEGRYWVRCYVRQTQGGQNIPAVFVMPWVLRFTGRTGEQAEQRFISTEREVVVEAELSFFPDSIRLNAEDVLCEYSVAPTTVRREASEGASLQILPHPAQEGSMLEVVLPSAGEVKVELVSLTGEAQVLHTGFLEAGTYRLPLQLRERGVGAGVYAVRLWHDGRPIAARVFQWQP, encoded by the coding sequence ATGAATTGGCTAGTAGTAGTAGGCTTGTTTGGACTCCTGTGCTTGGTCGGTCAGGTGTGGGCAGCAGGAGGCAGAGTAGCGTGGTCGCTACCGAAGTCCGTTGCAGTAGAGCCAGAGGATGCTCCTCTTCCGTCATGGTGTTCGGCTTCGCAGCAGTACTTTGGAGAGCGCCGTCCTTCGGCGATCCGACGGCGTCCCTACGATGTGCTTCGCTACGACCTCTTCCTAGACTGGGTAAGATTGCTCTCGCGAACAGGAACGACAGCTCAAGACCGGATCTTCACGGGGGTCAACCGCATCACCGTGCGCATCGACAGCCCCCAAGTCCGGCAGTTAGTCTTCGACGCCGCAGCGATGCGGATTGATCGGGCAACGGTCAACGGCACCTCGGCAACTGTGACACAGCCTGCTGGCGATACCGTCGTCGTCTGGCTCCCATTCGCTGTACGTGCTGGCGACACGGTTACAGTGACGCTGGAGTACACCTCCCAGACCACTCGCAACATCGGGCTCTACCTCTACCCGAAGGGGGAGTTTGTGGGGGTTGGTCCGGCGGGAGATTCGGTCTTCGTAGAAGAGCGGATTGCGTACACAATGAGCCAGCCGGAGGATGCACGCTACTGGATGCCGTGTAACGATGCCCCGCACGATAAGGCACTGGCAGAGATTTCTGTGCTCGTGCCCGACTCTTTCGTTGTGGCCTCCAATGGGTGGCTCGACACCGTCATCCAGAGGAGTGACCCGCAGTTCGGGAGGGTACGGCTCTACCGCTGGAAGGATACTGTTCCGATTGCCACCTACCTCATGGTAGTCCACGCCTCCCGCTATGCCGAGTTCGGTGATGTCTACGTGCGTCCTGATGGTAGCCGAGTCCCGCTGTCGTACTACGTTTGGGCTCCGGATGTAAGCAGTCCGGACACGACGGGGCGGCGCTACAACGCTCGCTTTGCCTTCCGGCGGGTGCCGGAGATGATGAGGGCCTACGAACACTTCTTCGGCCGCTACCCTTTCGTCAAGTACGGCATGGCTGCAGTGCAGCCCTTCGCATACGGTGGGATGGAGCACCAGACAATGACGACCGTCAACCGCGCTTGGCTCCGCGGATGGGCAGAATGGGGGATTGCGCATGAGTTGGCGCATCAATGGCTGGGCGACTTAGTCAGTTGCGCCACGTGGGATGACATCTGGCTCAACGAGGGCGGAGCTACGTGGTCAGAGGCGCTGTGGCTGGAGTGGATTCAGGGTCCGCGGGCGTACCAGGATCGGATGGAGCGTGCGCGGGGGAGCTACTTAGAGCGGCGCAACGTTGCCATGTACCTCCCGCTCTACGCTCCTCCTCGTGAGCTCATCTTCTACTACCCCACCGTCTACGCGAAGGCGTCGTGGGTCTACCACATGCTGCGTCGCATGGTTGGGGATAGCCTCTTCTTTGCCGCGCTCCGGGCGTACATGGAGCGGCACCGTTATGGAGCGGCGGAGACAGAGGACCTGTTGGCATCTCTGCAACGCGACATCCCGAATCCGCCAGTGCCATGGCGTGTCTTCTTCGGCCAGTGGGTGTACAGCGCTGGCCACCCCATCATAGAGCTGCAGCCAGTCGTCTCTCGACTAGCCGAGGGGCGATACTGGGTGCGCTGCTATGTCCGGCAGACGCAAGGTGGGCAGAATATCCCCGCCGTCTTCGTCATGCCCTGGGTTCTGCGCTTCACAGGAAGGACCGGCGAGCAGGCGGAACAGCGGTTCATTAGCACCGAGCGAGAGGTGGTGGTGGAAGCGGAGCTGTCCTTTTTCCCGGACTCCATTCGGCTGAATGCCGAGGATGTGCTGTGTGAGTACTCCGTCGCTCCGACCACCGTGAGGAGGGAGGCCTCCGAGGGAGCTTCGCTGCAGATATTACCGCACCCGGCGCAAGAGGGCAGCATGCTCGAAGTCGTGCTCCCTTCGGCAGGGGAAGTAAAGGTAGAGTTGGTCTCGCTCACTGGGGAGGCTCAGGTGTTGCACACGGGCTTTCTCGAGGCTGGCACCTACCGTCTCCCCTTGCAGCTCAGAGAGCGGGGCGTTGGAGCTGGGGTATACGCTGTGCGCTTGTGGCACGACGGCCGTCCCATTGCAGCCCGGGTGTTCCAGTGGCAACCGTAG
- the smc gene encoding chromosome segregation protein SMC, whose translation MVISRLELFGFKSFAHRAVFIFPNKGLTAIVGPNGCGKSNVVDAFRWVLGEQRLSVLRCESLEQLIFNGSRTLKPIGMAEVSLTVENTDGVLPVEFTQVVVTRRLYRSGDTEYRLNGAPCRLRDIQELFLDSGLAARSYSIMELRMVEELLNGRPEERRRLLDEAAGIGKYKARRQEAQRRLEQVQQDLQRVEEVLSEVRQQASALREQAEQARQWYYWTAERERAERLLLALQWQQLSKQVQEVEEELQARQSESEQLQAQAEAFRQQLCQQEERLEELRQLGRRLAEQQRQVGERLHQLRLRQVQTQERLRIAADATERLQREEARLRQEEAELQRRLVALQQQLETARRAAEEFQHRLEEAQQRVEAARRAFQQWQRELQPRRQQREEHRQHLLQLRVETERLQARQEALQQQLQQWLTELSALQQQCSVVEEELHQTEIQLQQQQEEYKRLVAQLGESQQQHQHLSICLESLRRQREQHRQELLIVAARRQWLVGLSQEHSLLRTLQAMMPEAEVSVLAEHIVVPEGLQKAVAAAIAALMELPVLHSARVEEVLQGLRDQAPQGELLLALPGVEDLHSTEVPPGAIGWLWQQLQLPSALTAALSRLVGRVLLVESLASGYAFLQQGKAEAVVTPDGLFLHRSGLLRWSDGSSRAPWLGRRQALEELESRERALQAELERFVAEEESLSRQLQDLAVDQLQAQSAEVERHIQRLQLRTEQLRQRLEELRQQQQRLQQRIEQAREGIATYERQHSAATERLRSVQQGLTVVEAELTEAAAAEERLRAAAESATREWQQLERQWHAAQYEHERIRQQLQELQRRGVALQQRLQQVEQELADGKQLQSRLQQEAEQLAHEQQSQEVELQQLQFRADAVSREQEELRHSVSMLRQRLEEVRRQAEACTAWIHAAELQQRQLRTQLQSVADLFWERFSADPSAEELPEPPPSVSRLQHQIRTAARQLEVLGAVNFRALQEYEQVAGRLQLLEQQYAELQQAARSLQQLLEETYRMALERLTSTLGLVRRNFQRLFRLLFAEEDEADLQLGEGDPLEAPLQIIARPRGKRLHSLEQLSSGEKALVAIALLFAIYLVKPSPFCVLDEIDAPLDDANIDRFLRLLRSFSDRTQFLLITHNKRTMEAVDTLYGVTMQPEGVSKVVAVRLPDPKVV comes from the coding sequence ATGGTCATCTCCCGTTTGGAGTTGTTCGGCTTCAAGTCCTTTGCGCACCGTGCAGTGTTCATCTTCCCTAATAAAGGCCTGACAGCGATTGTCGGTCCTAACGGCTGTGGCAAGAGCAACGTCGTGGATGCTTTCCGATGGGTGCTCGGAGAGCAGCGCCTTTCGGTGCTGCGCTGCGAGAGCCTAGAACAGCTCATCTTCAACGGCAGCCGGACTCTCAAGCCAATAGGCATGGCGGAGGTATCGCTGACGGTGGAGAACACCGATGGTGTCTTGCCGGTGGAGTTCACACAAGTGGTCGTGACACGTCGGCTCTACCGCAGTGGGGACACGGAGTATCGGCTCAACGGTGCCCCTTGTCGCTTGCGGGACATCCAAGAGCTCTTCCTGGACTCTGGCCTTGCTGCCCGTAGCTACTCGATTATGGAGCTGCGGATGGTGGAAGAGCTCCTAAATGGGCGTCCAGAAGAGCGTCGACGCCTTCTGGATGAAGCTGCTGGAATTGGGAAATACAAAGCTCGGCGCCAGGAGGCGCAGCGCAGACTGGAGCAGGTCCAACAGGATTTGCAGCGTGTGGAGGAGGTCCTCTCCGAGGTCCGACAGCAAGCTTCTGCTCTTCGGGAACAGGCAGAGCAAGCGCGGCAATGGTACTACTGGACGGCAGAGCGGGAGCGAGCGGAACGGTTGCTACTAGCCCTTCAGTGGCAGCAGCTCAGCAAACAGGTTCAGGAGGTGGAAGAAGAGCTGCAGGCTCGTCAATCCGAAAGCGAGCAGCTCCAAGCACAAGCAGAGGCATTCCGCCAGCAGCTCTGTCAGCAAGAGGAACGTCTAGAAGAGCTCCGGCAACTTGGTCGGCGCCTTGCTGAACAGCAGCGGCAAGTCGGTGAGCGGCTCCATCAACTTCGTCTCCGCCAAGTGCAGACGCAGGAGCGCCTGCGCATAGCTGCAGACGCCACTGAGCGACTACAGCGTGAAGAGGCCCGACTGAGACAAGAAGAAGCCGAACTCCAGCGGCGCCTGGTAGCACTGCAGCAGCAGCTCGAGACAGCACGCCGTGCGGCCGAGGAGTTCCAGCATCGCCTTGAGGAAGCACAGCAACGGGTGGAGGCTGCGCGGCGAGCGTTCCAGCAATGGCAGCGAGAGCTCCAGCCTCGGCGTCAGCAGAGGGAAGAGCACCGACAACACCTCCTGCAGCTCCGCGTGGAGACCGAACGGCTCCAAGCACGCCAAGAAGCCCTTCAGCAGCAGCTCCAGCAGTGGCTCACTGAGCTCTCCGCACTCCAGCAACAGTGCTCGGTCGTAGAGGAGGAACTGCATCAGACAGAGATCCAGCTCCAGCAGCAGCAGGAGGAATACAAGCGTCTAGTAGCGCAGTTAGGAGAATCGCAGCAGCAGCATCAGCACCTGTCGATCTGCCTGGAATCGCTGCGACGTCAGCGGGAGCAGCATCGGCAGGAGCTTTTGATAGTAGCCGCCCGTCGGCAGTGGCTGGTGGGCCTGAGCCAGGAGCACTCGCTACTTCGGACCCTCCAGGCTATGATGCCGGAGGCAGAAGTGTCCGTATTGGCTGAGCACATCGTTGTGCCAGAGGGGCTGCAGAAGGCGGTAGCCGCGGCAATAGCAGCGCTCATGGAACTGCCGGTGTTGCATTCGGCGCGCGTGGAGGAAGTACTGCAGGGCCTACGAGACCAGGCTCCGCAAGGAGAGCTGTTGCTCGCGTTGCCTGGAGTGGAAGACCTTCACTCTACCGAGGTCCCTCCGGGGGCTATCGGCTGGCTGTGGCAGCAGCTCCAACTCCCTTCGGCGCTTACGGCAGCGCTCTCCCGGCTTGTCGGGCGCGTGCTTCTCGTGGAGTCTCTCGCTTCGGGATATGCCTTCCTGCAGCAGGGCAAGGCGGAAGCTGTCGTGACACCTGACGGGCTCTTCCTCCATCGCAGTGGGCTGCTCCGATGGAGTGACGGGTCCTCACGGGCCCCATGGCTTGGACGTCGACAGGCGCTGGAGGAATTGGAGTCCCGGGAGAGGGCGCTTCAGGCCGAGCTAGAGCGCTTCGTGGCAGAGGAGGAGAGCCTCTCCAGGCAGCTACAGGACTTGGCTGTGGACCAGCTTCAGGCCCAATCTGCAGAAGTGGAGCGCCACATCCAGCGCCTGCAGCTACGGACAGAACAGCTCCGGCAGCGTCTGGAGGAACTGCGGCAGCAGCAACAGCGGCTACAACAGCGGATCGAGCAGGCCCGGGAGGGGATAGCTACCTACGAACGCCAGCACAGCGCTGCAACAGAACGGCTCCGGTCAGTACAGCAAGGGCTCACTGTAGTGGAGGCAGAGCTTACCGAAGCGGCTGCTGCTGAGGAACGGCTTCGGGCAGCCGCAGAGTCTGCCACCCGAGAGTGGCAGCAACTGGAGCGTCAGTGGCATGCAGCACAGTACGAGCATGAGCGTATTCGCCAGCAGCTCCAGGAACTGCAACGCCGTGGTGTGGCACTTCAGCAGCGTCTGCAGCAGGTGGAACAGGAGCTTGCCGACGGCAAGCAACTCCAGAGCCGGCTCCAGCAAGAGGCCGAGCAGCTTGCCCACGAGCAACAAAGCCAGGAGGTGGAGCTCCAGCAGCTACAGTTCCGCGCAGATGCTGTATCAAGAGAGCAGGAGGAGCTCCGACACTCCGTCAGTATGCTGCGGCAGCGCTTAGAGGAGGTTCGGCGGCAGGCAGAAGCTTGTACTGCTTGGATCCACGCTGCTGAGCTGCAGCAGAGGCAGTTGCGGACGCAGCTCCAGTCGGTTGCCGATCTCTTTTGGGAACGCTTCTCCGCAGATCCCAGCGCGGAGGAGCTTCCCGAGCCGCCGCCGTCAGTCAGTCGCTTACAACACCAGATTCGTACAGCAGCACGGCAGTTGGAGGTGCTAGGAGCTGTCAACTTCCGAGCACTCCAGGAGTACGAACAAGTTGCTGGACGACTGCAGCTTCTGGAGCAGCAGTACGCTGAGCTGCAGCAGGCAGCCCGTTCTCTCCAGCAGCTCCTTGAAGAGACCTACCGAATGGCTCTTGAGCGTCTGACGAGCACGCTGGGGCTGGTCCGTCGCAACTTCCAGCGCCTCTTTCGGCTACTCTTTGCAGAGGAAGACGAGGCTGATTTGCAGCTGGGCGAGGGTGATCCACTGGAAGCTCCCCTGCAGATCATCGCCAGGCCGCGAGGGAAACGCTTGCATTCGCTGGAACAGCTCTCCAGCGGGGAGAAAGCGTTGGTGGCGATTGCCCTGCTGTTCGCCATCTACTTAGTCAAGCCCAGTCCCTTCTGCGTGCTGGATGAAATTGATGCACCGCTCGACGATGCGAACATTGATCGCTTCCTGCGTCTGCTACGCAGCTTCTCCGACCGGACCCAGTTCCTCCTCATCACCCACAACAAGCGGACAATGGAAGCAGTGGATACCCTCTACGGGGTGACGATGCAGCCAGAGGGCGTCTCAAAAGTTGTCGCAGTTCGTCTACCTGACCCTAAGGTCGTATGA
- a CDS encoding phosphoglucomutase/phosphomannomutase family protein yields the protein MIRFGTDGWRGVIAYDFTVDNLRLVSLATARYIHSLGLRYPAVVVGYDTRFLSREFAHEVACVLASENIVVHLMETFAPTPLVSFHTKQKGAALGIVITASHNPAKYNGYKIRGNFGGPATPEQVAEVEQFVAQVFQNPPRRWKLKSLEQYIEDNLVRPFDPRESYVRHIRKKIALELIQRSNLRILHDPMYGAGIGLLRSILPQVEELHSELNPIFGEVEQPEPIPERLRATMEYVRRAGRYDVCIVTDGDADRVAAIDHEGNYVDSQRLFMLLLKYLYEDKKRSGIVAKTVSVTSMVDLYCQRHEIPLVVTPVGFKHIARLMQEERVLLGGEESGGFATVIHIPERDGIFCGLLLLEMMARRQKSLKQLSQELDEEFGPHRYRRLDVHVSEREKAGILKACAKQPARLGRYPVERIDTTDGFKFFVPKGWLLIRPSGTEPLVRYYAEGDSLSMVNELLEEARKLR from the coding sequence ATGATCCGGTTTGGGACAGATGGCTGGCGCGGCGTCATTGCGTACGATTTTACTGTGGACAACCTCAGGCTCGTTTCACTGGCAACAGCGCGCTACATTCACAGCCTAGGGCTGCGGTATCCGGCAGTCGTGGTAGGCTACGACACGCGCTTCCTATCACGAGAATTCGCTCACGAGGTTGCCTGCGTGCTTGCCTCTGAGAACATTGTGGTGCACCTTATGGAGACATTTGCCCCCACTCCCTTGGTGTCGTTTCACACCAAGCAGAAGGGAGCTGCGCTAGGGATTGTCATCACCGCTAGCCACAATCCTGCCAAATACAACGGCTACAAGATTCGGGGAAACTTTGGTGGGCCAGCAACTCCGGAGCAGGTGGCGGAAGTAGAGCAGTTCGTTGCTCAAGTGTTCCAGAATCCCCCTAGGCGCTGGAAACTTAAGTCGCTGGAGCAGTACATCGAAGACAATTTGGTTCGCCCGTTTGATCCACGCGAATCCTACGTCCGGCACATCCGCAAGAAGATCGCGCTAGAGCTCATCCAAAGGTCCAACCTGCGCATCCTTCACGATCCGATGTACGGGGCAGGCATAGGGCTTCTGCGGTCGATATTGCCCCAGGTAGAGGAACTCCATTCGGAGCTCAACCCTATCTTCGGAGAGGTAGAGCAGCCGGAACCTATCCCCGAACGGCTGCGGGCAACGATGGAGTATGTCCGGCGGGCAGGACGCTACGACGTCTGTATCGTCACCGACGGAGATGCCGATCGGGTAGCAGCCATAGACCACGAAGGCAACTACGTTGACTCCCAACGACTGTTCATGCTGCTGCTGAAGTACCTGTACGAGGACAAGAAGCGGAGTGGTATCGTCGCGAAGACGGTGTCGGTGACCTCGATGGTGGACCTCTACTGCCAGCGCCACGAGATTCCGCTGGTGGTCACCCCGGTTGGCTTCAAGCATATTGCCCGTCTCATGCAGGAGGAGCGGGTTCTGTTAGGTGGTGAGGAGTCCGGTGGATTTGCCACGGTGATTCACATTCCGGAGCGGGATGGCATCTTCTGTGGGCTGCTGCTGCTGGAGATGATGGCACGTCGCCAGAAGTCGCTGAAGCAGTTGAGTCAGGAGCTGGATGAAGAATTTGGTCCTCATCGGTACCGGCGGTTAGATGTCCATGTCAGCGAGCGGGAGAAGGCGGGAATTCTGAAGGCCTGTGCCAAGCAGCCGGCACGTTTGGGGCGCTATCCCGTAGAGCGAATTGACACCACTGATGGCTTCAAGTTCTTTGTCCCCAAAGGATGGCTACTTATCCGCCCCTCAGGAACAGAGCCACTAGTGCGGTACTACGCTGAAGGGGATTCGCTCAGCATGGTGAACGAGCTGCTAGAGGAGGCTCGAAAGCTACGTTAA